One window from the genome of Candidatus Eisenbacteria bacterium encodes:
- a CDS encoding polysaccharide biosynthesis protein codes for MSFRKAPRFLVLTLGYTLIVNLAYVAALMLRFEGQIPARFWNGYLDLAPAFTLLSLLGFFLAGLYHGLWRYASTVTLFQVFKGVTLSAAALVLLLFLIPDRKFPSSLIVLVWLLELVAIGGVRFAWRLSRDRVLGSFSGHSVPTLVIGADHTGVDLVQEMRRRRSGEESLMPIGFLDDDQRLTGHLIEGLKVFGTIADLPAVLRDRHVEMVISSDAALPGRVLREIARVCTEANVRIKTLPGLADLQQQGSRPSLAQIRDIRIEDLLGREPVQLDLVELGTFLNGQRVLVTGAGGSIGSELVRQIAEYGPAELVLLDHAENGLYFINNEIVSQRPGYAVHAVVCDIRDAAGIESAFARFRPNVVFHAAAHKHVPLLESSPREAVLNNIVGTRNLVDASDRHGVRKFVLISTDKAVNPSSVMGASKRVCEMLLQSASQRSTTRFCAVRFGNVLGSDGSVIPLFQRQLQRGGPLTVTHPEARRYFMTIPEAVRLVLQAGAMGRGGELFLLDMGEQVRIQDLARQLVRLAGLREGEDIDIVFTGLRPGEKLYEELHSHTEKTRITRHERILAWDLDTIDEPGLRTAVARLERIAEGGEPGAVKEQLHEIVPEYREPTAEELRLQPAPVTPDVQLPAAVAAPAPPPLDASERLRQSLDVAIAALLIALSSPLWLVLALEGRLRGQREFLLREVRVGRSRRRGQRRATPANVSIDRRSIERRTQDLFGEPITCARFRCDLGPVSRWAARRRLDKLPWLLNVLRGEMALVGPKPEKEELVLRFQNLVPDYARRFSVLPGITGLAQVSRIPDAEADGVVRRVHYDLFYVDHRSLVLDLRTLARTFGVVLQHPLAVLRHSEPVKARPAA; via the coding sequence ATGTCGTTCCGAAAAGCACCCCGGTTCCTCGTGCTGACGCTCGGCTACACGCTGATCGTCAACCTCGCCTACGTGGCGGCGCTCATGCTCCGCTTCGAGGGTCAGATTCCGGCTCGCTTCTGGAACGGCTACCTCGATCTCGCGCCCGCGTTCACGCTGCTCAGCCTGCTCGGCTTCTTCCTCGCCGGCCTGTACCACGGCCTGTGGCGCTACGCGAGCACCGTGACGCTGTTCCAGGTCTTCAAGGGCGTCACGCTTTCGGCGGCCGCGCTGGTCCTGCTGCTGTTCCTGATTCCCGACCGCAAATTTCCCTCGAGCCTGATCGTCCTCGTCTGGCTGCTGGAGTTGGTCGCGATCGGTGGCGTGCGCTTCGCGTGGCGGCTGTCGCGCGACCGCGTGCTGGGCTCCTTCAGCGGACACTCGGTGCCGACGCTCGTGATCGGCGCCGACCACACCGGCGTGGACCTGGTGCAGGAGATGCGCCGCCGCCGCTCGGGCGAGGAATCGCTGATGCCGATCGGCTTCCTCGACGACGACCAGCGGCTGACCGGCCACCTGATCGAGGGACTCAAGGTGTTCGGCACGATCGCGGACCTGCCCGCGGTGCTGCGCGACCGGCACGTCGAGATGGTGATCTCGAGCGACGCGGCCCTTCCGGGCCGCGTGCTGCGCGAGATCGCGCGCGTGTGCACCGAAGCCAACGTGCGGATCAAGACGCTGCCCGGGCTGGCCGACCTGCAGCAGCAGGGCTCGCGGCCTTCGCTGGCGCAGATCCGCGACATCCGCATCGAGGATCTGCTGGGGCGAGAGCCGGTGCAGCTCGATCTCGTGGAGCTGGGAACCTTTCTGAACGGCCAGCGCGTGCTGGTCACGGGAGCGGGCGGGTCGATCGGCTCGGAGCTCGTCCGCCAGATCGCCGAATACGGCCCTGCGGAACTCGTGCTGCTCGACCACGCCGAAAACGGGCTGTACTTCATCAACAACGAAATCGTTTCGCAGCGCCCGGGCTACGCGGTGCACGCGGTCGTCTGCGACATCCGCGACGCCGCGGGGATCGAGTCGGCGTTCGCGCGGTTTCGTCCGAACGTCGTCTTTCACGCGGCGGCGCACAAGCACGTACCGCTGCTCGAATCGAGCCCGCGCGAAGCGGTGCTGAACAACATCGTCGGCACGCGCAACCTGGTGGACGCGTCGGATCGCCATGGCGTTCGCAAGTTCGTGCTGATCTCGACGGACAAGGCGGTGAACCCCTCGAGCGTCATGGGAGCCTCGAAGCGCGTCTGCGAAATGCTGCTGCAGAGCGCGTCGCAGCGCAGCACGACGCGGTTCTGCGCGGTGCGGTTCGGCAACGTGCTCGGCAGCGACGGCTCGGTGATTCCGCTGTTCCAGCGCCAGCTGCAGCGCGGCGGTCCGCTGACGGTCACCCATCCCGAGGCCCGCCGCTACTTCATGACGATTCCCGAGGCCGTCCGGCTCGTGCTGCAGGCGGGCGCGATGGGCAGGGGCGGCGAACTCTTCCTGCTCGACATGGGCGAGCAGGTGCGCATCCAGGATCTCGCGCGCCAGCTCGTGCGCCTGGCCGGCCTGCGCGAGGGCGAGGACATCGACATCGTCTTCACCGGCCTTCGCCCGGGAGAAAAGCTCTACGAGGAGCTTCACTCGCACACCGAGAAGACGCGTATCACCCGCCACGAACGCATCCTCGCCTGGGACCTGGACACGATCGACGAGCCCGGGCTCCGCACGGCCGTCGCCCGGCTGGAGCGCATCGCCGAGGGCGGCGAGCCGGGAGCGGTGAAGGAGCAGCTGCACGAGATCGTGCCCGAATATCGGGAGCCGACGGCCGAGGAGCTGCGATTGCAGCCGGCGCCCGTGACGCCCGACGTTCAGCTGCCCGCGGCGGTGGCGGCGCCCGCGCCTCCGCCTCTGGACGCGAGCGAGCGGCTGCGGCAGTCGCTGGACGTCGCGATCGCCGCGCTGCTGATCGCGCTCAGTTCGCCGCTGTGGCTGGTGCTGGCGCTCGAGGGCCGGTTGCGCGGCCAGCGCGAGTTCCTGCTGCGCGAGGTGCGGGTCGGCCGCTCCCGGCGGAGGGGCCAGCGGCGCGCCACCCCCGCGAACGTCTCGATCGACCGCCGCAGCATCGAACGACGCACCCAGGACCTGTTCGGGGAGCCGATCACCTGCGCGCGCTTCCGCTGCGACCTCGGGCCGGTCTCGCGCTGGGCGGCTCGGCGCCGGCTCGACAAGCTGCCCTGGCTGCTCAACGTGCTGCGCGGCGAGATGGCGCTGGTCGGACCCAAGCCCGAGAAGGAGGAACTGGTGCTGAGGTTCCAGAACCTCGTGCCCGACTACGCGCGCCGCTTCTCGGTGCTGCCGGGGATCACCGGGCTCGCGCAGGTCTCGCGCATCCCCGACGCGGAGGCCGACGGGGTGGTGCGCCGGGTCCACTACGACCTCTTCTACGTGGACCACCGGTCGCTCGTCCTCGACCTGCGGACGCTCGCCCGCACGTTCGGGGTCGTGCTCCAGCACCCCCTGGCCGTCCTTCGTCATTCAGAACCGGTCAAGGCGAGGCCGGCGGCATGA
- a CDS encoding AAA family ATPase: MKANELPGAASLDVGELLRVLGRRKWLVALPWLLAVAIGVTAAFMLKPVWFSSTVLLLDRGQALQGPLGAISGGPDVDQQADIMREQIQSSLFLRSVVVSSGAKEDAATRAWALKSAARFPGLSPDEQVEAFLVDYLRNAISIRRSKGKLFQVTVADYDPDRAKRFCESVANQFVASSKARQLEAVQQQQEFSTEQLQVYKRALEEAEARLEAARRNAISTVLTGSVVNEHNVGLAQSLLEQAGTEADEQRQRVTDLRGQFGGRVRENDPASLVGPDITSLTGQLASLQLQLGRAMLTEGTTNGGSSLRLSLARRTAELETALSAAADRAFPAMPQDARDLVVRYRVAQADLAAREAWGSWLRGQVSAYQSEVVMAPNREMDITRLTAEVERARTLYATFQQQSAAAQIAEAFQQAKMSGRFVVMEPANRPLSPGKPNRPLVVMLAFVIGAVVGIGTALVVENSDQSVKNVEEVEHLLGLPVLGQVPRVDELNRSRRPARGSPAAGAPGALPAPRDQGLIQRFKVESPLGLEFKRLYLNLARSRGRALPRTIMVTSSTRGEGKTTTAACLGITLAREHRQRTLLVDFDLRSPALHRALGVPGSSWGLAQMLLAKQFDERFVRQTALADLDFLSAGRSDRPAAEMIDTDSVEWFLAEARKRYDLVVVDTAPNLAVPDPLIVGRAVEGVIYVIKAGGTLRKAVEYGVKVQREARDNILGVLMNDLGEFLPTYYGYKSNYYGYTTEAAEG; the protein is encoded by the coding sequence ATGAAGGCGAACGAACTTCCCGGGGCCGCTTCGCTCGACGTGGGCGAGCTGCTGCGCGTGCTGGGCCGGCGCAAATGGCTGGTCGCGCTGCCCTGGCTGCTGGCCGTCGCGATCGGCGTGACCGCCGCGTTCATGCTCAAGCCGGTGTGGTTCAGCAGCACCGTGCTGCTGCTGGACCGCGGACAGGCGCTGCAGGGTCCGCTCGGTGCGATCTCGGGCGGGCCGGACGTGGACCAGCAGGCCGACATCATGCGCGAGCAGATCCAGAGCAGCCTGTTCCTGCGCAGCGTGGTGGTGTCCTCCGGCGCGAAGGAGGACGCGGCGACGCGGGCCTGGGCGCTCAAGTCGGCGGCCCGCTTCCCGGGTCTTTCGCCGGACGAACAGGTCGAAGCCTTCCTCGTGGACTACCTGCGCAACGCCATCTCGATCCGGCGCAGCAAGGGCAAGCTCTTCCAGGTGACGGTCGCCGACTACGATCCCGACCGCGCGAAGCGCTTTTGCGAGTCGGTGGCGAACCAGTTCGTCGCCTCCTCCAAGGCGCGACAGCTCGAGGCCGTGCAGCAGCAGCAGGAGTTCAGCACCGAGCAGCTGCAGGTTTACAAGCGCGCGCTCGAGGAAGCCGAGGCGCGGCTCGAGGCGGCCCGCCGCAACGCGATTTCGACCGTTCTGACGGGCTCGGTCGTGAACGAACACAACGTCGGGCTCGCCCAGTCGTTGCTGGAACAGGCGGGGACGGAGGCGGACGAGCAGCGCCAGCGCGTCACGGACCTGCGCGGGCAGTTCGGCGGCCGGGTGAGGGAGAACGATCCCGCCTCGCTCGTGGGGCCGGACATCACCTCGCTCACGGGCCAGCTCGCGTCGCTGCAGCTTCAGCTCGGCCGGGCGATGCTGACCGAGGGCACCACCAACGGCGGCTCCAGTCTCCGGCTTTCGCTCGCCCGCCGCACCGCCGAACTGGAAACGGCGCTGTCCGCCGCCGCCGATCGCGCGTTCCCGGCGATGCCGCAGGACGCGCGTGACCTGGTCGTGCGCTACCGCGTCGCGCAGGCCGACCTCGCCGCTCGCGAAGCCTGGGGCTCCTGGCTGCGCGGGCAGGTCTCGGCCTACCAGAGCGAAGTCGTGATGGCGCCCAACCGGGAAATGGACATCACGCGCCTGACCGCCGAAGTCGAGCGCGCGCGAACGCTGTATGCGACGTTCCAGCAGCAGTCGGCCGCGGCGCAGATCGCCGAGGCGTTCCAGCAGGCCAAGATGAGCGGGCGATTCGTGGTCATGGAGCCCGCCAACCGGCCGCTGTCGCCGGGCAAGCCCAACCGGCCACTGGTCGTGATGCTCGCGTTCGTGATCGGCGCCGTCGTCGGCATCGGCACCGCGCTGGTCGTCGAGAACAGCGACCAGTCCGTCAAGAACGTCGAGGAGGTCGAGCACCTGCTCGGCCTGCCGGTGCTCGGGCAGGTCCCGCGCGTGGACGAGCTCAACCGCAGCCGCAGGCCGGCGAGGGGTTCGCCAGCCGCGGGCGCGCCGGGCGCCCTGCCCGCGCCGCGCGACCAGGGGCTCATCCAGCGCTTCAAGGTCGAGAGCCCGCTGGGCCTCGAGTTCAAGCGGCTGTACCTGAATCTCGCGCGTTCACGCGGGCGGGCCCTGCCGCGCACGATCATGGTCACGAGTTCGACGCGGGGTGAGGGCAAGACCACGACGGCCGCCTGTCTGGGCATCACGCTCGCGCGCGAGCACCGGCAGCGCACCCTGCTCGTGGACTTCGACCTGCGCAGTCCCGCCCTGCATCGCGCGCTCGGCGTTCCCGGCAGCAGCTGGGGGCTCGCGCAGATGCTGCTCGCGAAGCAGTTCGACGAGCGCTTCGTGCGCCAGACGGCGCTCGCGGACCTCGATTTCCTGTCCGCGGGACGCAGCGACCGCCCGGCCGCCGAGATGATCGACACCGATTCGGTCGAGTGGTTCCTCGCCGAGGCGCGCAAGCGCTACGACCTCGTCGTCGTGGACACGGCTCCGAACCTGGCCGTGCCGGATCCGCTGATCGTCGGGCGTGCGGTCGAGGGCGTCATCTACGTGATCAAGGCGGGCGGAACGCTTCGCAAGGCCGTGGAGTACGGCGTCAAGGTGCAGCGCGAGGCGCGCGACAACATCCTCGGCGTGCTGATGAACGACCTCGGCGAGTTCCTGCCGACGTACTACGGCTACAAGTCCAACTACTACGGGTACACGACCGAGGCGGCCGAAGGCTGA
- a CDS encoding glycosyltransferase family 2 protein yields MSRATVSAVIPAHNAMPDVLEAVDSVLAQDLPVDEVVVVNDRSSDGTGEAVGARFGDRVRVLAGAYGSAAAARNAGWRAARGAWIAFLDADDLWTPDKNRVSLGLLAAAPHADWCFSDGTVRALDGREFDSLLERWVDLQDPYCGRPVAELIEVNFILTSSVLARRSALEALGGFDESLSHAEDVDLWIRLSRGGWAVGTHRPLVRYRARETGLSAQADKRNAGAATLFARMASDPTLEEGLRRLARRRVSRHHYRLALAALREGEPGRARAHLARSWMWPDFTTPVLLAMATSFLPRGLQQRLRGRRSVGAVAGSLKAPRRVRLAGFEPPPGAGGATP; encoded by the coding sequence GTGAGCCGGGCGACGGTTTCCGCCGTGATCCCGGCGCACAACGCGATGCCGGACGTGCTCGAGGCCGTGGACTCGGTGCTCGCCCAGGACCTGCCGGTGGACGAGGTCGTGGTCGTGAACGATCGCTCGAGCGACGGCACGGGCGAGGCCGTCGGCGCACGTTTCGGCGACCGGGTGCGCGTGCTGGCCGGCGCCTACGGCAGCGCCGCCGCCGCCCGCAACGCCGGCTGGCGCGCGGCGCGCGGGGCGTGGATCGCGTTCCTCGACGCCGACGACCTGTGGACGCCCGACAAGAACCGCGTTTCGCTCGGCCTGCTCGCGGCCGCGCCCCACGCCGACTGGTGCTTCAGTGACGGCACCGTGCGGGCGCTCGACGGACGGGAGTTCGATTCGCTGCTCGAGCGCTGGGTGGATCTGCAGGATCCCTACTGCGGCCGTCCGGTGGCGGAACTCATCGAGGTGAACTTCATCCTCACCTCCTCGGTGCTGGCGCGGCGTTCGGCGCTCGAAGCGCTCGGAGGCTTCGACGAGTCGCTGAGCCACGCCGAGGACGTGGACCTGTGGATCCGGCTTTCGCGCGGCGGCTGGGCGGTGGGCACGCACCGGCCGCTGGTGCGCTACCGCGCACGCGAGACCGGCCTGTCGGCGCAGGCCGACAAGCGCAACGCCGGCGCCGCGACGCTGTTCGCCCGCATGGCGTCCGATCCGACGCTGGAGGAGGGACTGCGCCGGCTCGCGCGGCGCCGCGTTTCGCGCCATCACTACCGGCTCGCGCTCGCGGCCCTGCGCGAAGGCGAGCCGGGCAGGGCGCGCGCGCACCTCGCGCGCTCGTGGATGTGGCCGGACTTCACCACGCCCGTTCTTCTCGCGATGGCGACCTCGTTCCTGCCGCGCGGGCTGCAGCAGCGCCTGCGCGGTCGCCGGTCGGTCGGCGCGGTCGCAGGGTCCCTGAAGGCTCCGCGGCGCGTGCGGCTCGCGGGCTTCGAGCCGCCGCCGGGCGCGGGCGGGGCGACGCCGTGA
- a CDS encoding polysaccharide biosynthesis/export family protein — protein MRLMSIRRRLAPALFALTMLAAVLAPPAPARADEYVLGPEDVVAISVWLHPELERSVTVSADGNITLPPVGDIKAAGLTTKQLSERVADRLSAYLRQTTTVTATVAKYMSRSVFVSGSVASPGRYGFERIPSIVEVLGSAGGALTGANLENVQVVRMENGVRRTLQADVAAAMREGDTSRLPELKAGDTIIVSGVIPGGGQGTALTPGEGAGVLGEVHRPGLVPVGGGADVWAVIAAAGGTTERANLRSVRVLTRSESGTSVTAYDLRDVLEHGSRAPVTIKSGDIVVVMAKGANPWTGIVSILAVSRDLLNVAVLVDYLNNRQRN, from the coding sequence ATGAGGCTCATGTCCATTCGCCGGCGGCTGGCGCCGGCGCTGTTCGCCCTGACGATGCTCGCCGCGGTCCTCGCGCCGCCGGCGCCGGCCCGCGCCGACGAGTACGTGCTCGGGCCCGAGGATGTCGTCGCGATCTCGGTGTGGCTGCATCCGGAGCTGGAGCGGTCGGTCACGGTCAGCGCCGACGGCAACATCACGCTGCCACCGGTGGGCGACATCAAGGCGGCGGGCCTGACGACGAAGCAGTTGAGCGAGCGCGTCGCCGACCGGCTTTCGGCCTACCTGCGGCAGACGACGACGGTCACCGCGACGGTGGCGAAATACATGAGCCGGAGCGTGTTCGTGTCGGGCTCGGTGGCGTCGCCCGGCCGCTACGGGTTCGAACGCATCCCCTCGATCGTCGAGGTGCTCGGATCGGCGGGCGGCGCGCTCACCGGCGCGAACCTCGAAAACGTCCAGGTCGTGCGGATGGAGAACGGCGTGCGCCGCACGCTGCAGGCCGACGTCGCCGCGGCGATGCGGGAAGGCGATACGAGCCGGCTGCCCGAACTCAAGGCGGGCGACACGATCATCGTTTCGGGCGTGATCCCGGGAGGCGGGCAGGGCACGGCGCTGACGCCCGGCGAGGGCGCCGGCGTGCTGGGCGAGGTCCACCGGCCGGGACTCGTGCCGGTCGGGGGAGGAGCGGACGTCTGGGCGGTGATCGCGGCGGCGGGCGGCACGACCGAGCGGGCGAACCTGCGCAGCGTGCGCGTGCTGACGCGCTCGGAGAGCGGCACCAGCGTCACCGCGTACGACCTGCGCGACGTGCTCGAGCACGGCAGTCGCGCGCCGGTCACGATCAAGTCCGGAGACATCGTCGTGGTGATGGCGAAGGGCGCGAACCCGTGGACCGGCATCGTTTCGATCCTCGCGGTCTCGCGCGACCTGCTCAACGTGGCCGTGCTGGTGGACTACCTGAACAACCGGCAGAGGAACTGA